Proteins encoded by one window of Conger conger chromosome 1, fConCon1.1, whole genome shotgun sequence:
- the gsdmeb gene encoding gasdermin Eb, translating to MFATATSNLVKEIDPEGCLIPVSRLNDSDKLVPLSLVIRRKRFWFWQRPKYLTSDFTLSDVLNGDKPIKPVVVETDFLKYAGTFGDKLSGKVDGGVGPANFSLEGKGSSKLQSSFGSLKKQEVDVQKLLLDSKDRVLNLEHSLVNQTLGKHSEAFAILKERIVTSQQCSVTEEVLEQGDCAGFFTNKIIKVSVNENENAQQDSSVSLEIPAQTVIAYSVIELEVKCGGQFELCLQPDTIGGFKVDSPKKAKDAVDGRLVKAVGCNPAGTTATPALQRELEKLQAHFQQLADLPAATRSTLLQLLITIMLDRVALAALESGLDQLCCGGTPDLCELQDSPTLKQTVQEVLDLVQQSHQNQSDGQSGGTHPRSPVLTATHVTVSAMAEMTEPALIHLGSCSPRFLLALQQLVHCLAGGGELSLQDPALSQLVEEGEGYQRAEQLFSCSGATLQREASTLRAETGPQAKLRPLVMCISVQGLASLCT from the exons ATGTTTGCCACGGCCACCAGTAACCTTGTCAAGGAGATAGACCCGGAAGGGTGCCTGATCCCAGTGTCCCGCCTGAACGACTCAGACAAGCTGGTCCCCCTGTCGCTGGTCATCAGGCGCAAGCGCTTCTGGTTCTGGCAACGACCCAAGTACCTGACGTCCGACTTCACCCTGAGCGATGTGCTGAACGGAGACAAGCCCATCAAACCAG TGGTTGTGGAGACTGACTTCTTGAAGTATGCGGGGACATTTGGGGACAAACTGTCGGGAAAGGTGGATGGAGGGGTAGGACCAGCAAACTTCAGCCTGGAGGGCAAAGGCTCATCCAAACTGCAGTCCTCCTTTGGCAGCCTGAAGAAGCAGGAGGTGGACGTCCAGAAACTGCTGCTGGACTCCAAGGATAG AGTGCTGAACCTGGAGCACAGCCTGGTGAATCAGACCCTGGGGAAGCACAGTGAGGCCTTTGCCATTCTGAAGGAGAGGATTGTGACGTCCCAGCAATGCTCCGTCACTGAGGAGGTCCTGGAGCAGGGTGACTGTGCCGGCTTCTTCACCAACAAGATCATAAAG GTGTCGGTGAACGAAAACGAAAACGCGCAGCAGGACAGCAGCGTTTCCCTGGAGATTCCCGCTCAGACCGTCATCGCCTACAGCGTCATCGAGCTGGAGGTGAAATGCGGCGGACAGTTCG AGCTTTGCCTGCAGCCAGACACCATTGGGGGATTTAAAGTGGACAGCCCCAAAAAAGCCAAAGACGCAGTCGATGGGCGGCTCGTGAAGGCTGTGGGGTGCAACCCAGCGGGCACCACGGCGACTCCTGCCCTACAGAGAG AACTGGAGAAGCTGCAGGCTCACTTCCAGCAGCTAGCAGATCTCCCGGCAGCCACCCGGTCCACACTGCTCCAGCTCCTGATAACCATCATGTTGGACAGAGTGGCGCTCGCCGCCCTGGAGAGTGGG CTGGACCAGCTGTGCTGTGGTGGGACACCTGACCTCTGTGAGCTGCAGGACTCGCCCACCCTGAAGCAGACAGTCCAGGAGGTTCTGGACCTGGTGCAGCAGTCCCATCAGAACCAGAGTGATGGACAGTCCGGTGGGACACACCCTAGGTCCCCGGTCCTTACTGCCACTCATGTTACAGTCAGCGCCATGGCAG agATGACCGAGCCTGCTCTGATTCACTTGGGATCCTGCAGTCCTCGGTTCCTGCTGGCCCTGCAGCAGCTG GTGCACTGCTTGGCTGGAGGTGGGGAGCTGAGTCTGCAGGACCCTGCACTGTCCCagctggtggaggagggggaggggtaccAGAGGGCAGAGCAGCTGTTCTCCTGCTCCGGGGCgaccctgcagagagaggccaGCACGCTACGCGCGGAAACGGGGCCCCAAGCAAAACTCCGCCCCCTGGTCATGTGCATCTCCGTACAAGGCCTTGCATCCCTGTGCacatag